gatgtataaaagcagagagaacaATATTGGACAGGGGTCGGGGGTCACGCAGAAGACCTGATATCTAGCATGAATGGATCTCCCTCACAATCAGACGGCGAGACGTCAGACGGAAGGAAGATGTTCTGGTGTTCCACACTGTGTAGAAACCCTCTGAAGCTACAGCTGCAGGACGGTAATGTTATCAGCTGCTCGGCACGAAATGCTATCAGGACGGAGCAGACAGCTGACAAacgcacccacccacacacacacacacacacacacacacacgcacgcaccagaAGTACAGCTTTTGATATGACACTCAGGATCCTTCCATCGGGCAGAATAAATGCTTCTTCTCCCACTCAGGGTAAGTTAAAAACTCTCCTAACAGCTGATTGTTTTGAGGTTCTGCTGAATGTTCGGGTTTGGGTTTTGTTCGGACTCAAACGTGAACATTGAATGTTGTCTAAAAGATGAAGCAACTTTGCTGTTGTTCTGAGCCAGTTCGATGTAGGTACAGTTTAGACAGGAGGATTGATATGGACATTTATTTCCCACCATACAAGCAGGGAACCCATTTATTGATCCGAGGATGTCGGGGAACTAGTTTGCTGTTGCACAGAATTAACACTTTCCACCTGTTTTACTCCTCACCTCAAAACAATTGCAGTCCAAGCACATCCTAACATCTAACATCTAACTCCTCTCACAGAAAAACTCAAgctcaaagcaaaacaaatctaGAAGCAAAGTTGTTGGTTTGATTCCAGAGGTTGTTTGCCCCTGCCAGGCGCAGGGCCGGACCTCTGGGAACTGAACCGGAACCACTTCTATTTGAATTTGTATCcctaagaaaaaaagaaactaacTGGACGGGACTGGAATGGTTTCATTTGAACCACCAAACTGACGCTGAGCAGTTGCTTTTGAATTTGAAAATTATTCGTTTGGAAGTTCGACAGTTTTTTTAAGATTCAGTTCTCAAAACTCTATTTCAGTTTACTTTAACAGACATCTGGGGGACTCCAGGTTCACAGCTCCAATATGTCGTTtttcagctttaaaataacGTTTCTAAGCTCAATGAAGTGGAAGCAAAAGGTTAAAAGGCTGAGCGGTGTTGCAGCCGGAGCGGGGCCGCGAGTGGGCGAGGATAAACCCCCGTCCGTGGAGAGCTGGAAGAGCTGGACGAGTGTCGGGTTCTCCTGACTCCGCTCAGCCCGAGTTCTCAaaacagtggagctgccaaAGAAAAGAGCAATGCCAGATAAGCTGGGGCAGAATCTGCTTATTCACCCCGCAATCTCTTCCCCTCGCATCTTCGTTTGTTTTCTTCTCGGTTCCAAAagcttcaaattcaaatgtgCTGCGTTTTAAAGACGAGGATTGATCTGGGCTCTCCAGGTTTTCAAGTTCATTGAAGTCAATCACCGTAATCAATATAAGCCCAAAACGCTGGTGTGGTGGGAAGAATCGGGAGGTGGTGTCAGTCTTGATTCAGAtgagtttctgttttccaggatGTCTTTAAAGCTGCAGTTTGACTCTGCCGCTGATGGACGTCTGGCCAATGGGAGCCTCTCCTTCACGGCTTTTAGCTCTCCAACTGGGCGGCAATGGTGAGACACGTTAACAACAATTAACAAAACCATTTCATTTGAGGAAAGTCGTGTGAAGGTTTTTCCACTGCTCCGGTACGGAAAAACCAATGGGATTCTACTCTGATTGTCTGTTTCCCATAATGCAACTGCTCCaacgaagggggggggggatcctgcaACCAGCAGGATTTACTCTGGGTTCAAATGACTGGAATCTGTGAAGGATCCCTCcctgatggagggaagaagCCTCCAGAGACGAAGGGTTTCACTCGAGTGCGTCTGCTTTCAGGCCAGCGTCTGTTCAGAGCTCTTTTCGCTCCAAAACCAGGACGGGACACAGATCTGCCAGGACACCCgtggtccagcagggaggaCCGAGCCGTctggcctctgcagctccatgaCGTTGACACGCGGTTTTCCAGGTGCTGCTCAGAGATCTGAGGTAATCCTGGGCTTCTCCCACAACAGAATCTGGCTCCTTTGTCTTCACCCAATAACCCCAATAATACCGGCCATGGCCGCCTGCAGGGAGATCCTGGAGAGTCAGCAGGGAGAGATGGACTTCTTAGTGTCACAGCAGAGGGACACCAAGCGGGCCTCCAGGCTggtgagtgggggtgggggtggggggtggcggcGAGGCTGGTCTAACCCTCTTTATGATGGACTCCTGTTCCTTTTCTGCCCGTCTCAAGGCCTTCATTTATGATCTGGAAAAGGTAATTCTTCACCGCTCATCGGTCATGTAGCGTCTTAAATTGCTCAGTCAACAAAGCTGTGGTGCCTTTGCTGTCCCAGGAGATACGAGCGCTGGAACGAGCCATTCGAAGAGTGGAATTTCAGCTCAGTAAGGTAGCTCTTTATTTACCCTTTCCTGCCCTTCTTTGGAGACATTTTCATCTTAACAGTGTGGAAAAGAGCAGCTTCCTCAAGTCTGGCCTTGACCCGTGAACAAGAGTCTGGGTCATAATGCCCCCCCCTGGATTATGAGGCGAGGCAGAGGTGACCACCGTCCTCTCTGGGCTCCACAGGTGGAAGAGCTTTACGAGCTGTATTGTCTTCAGTGGCGGCTGTGCCAGGGGGTGGTCAACATGAAGAAGGCCTTCGCCAGGTCTCCGCCCACCAGAGCCTGCAGAGAAAGCCTGCTGGAGCTGAACCACAGCCACAGACACAGCCTCCAGGTGTGGACTCACACTTTGGTGAAATGTTGCCAGTCTCACGTGGTGGGAGTCATCAAACACAACCTGTGACCTTTTCCATGCGTTGCAGGACAtatcagaaatggaaagagagTTGGAGATCCTGCTTGGAGAGCTCCATATCAAAATGAAAGGTTGATGTCACCCTTTAGGATGCTAATTCATCCAAAAGTCCTCCTGTTCTAATCCCAAAATGAACCCAATTTCAGTCTAATGAACAATGTGGTGTTGACATAGAGCCTTTAAGATGTGCGACCTCATTGTTATAACACTGTTATTACGCGCAGGCCTGATCGGTTTTGCACGTCTTTGTCCCGGAGACCAATATGAGGTGAGATGTTCGAGCCCGGATTCCCCGTTGATGGTTCTGTAACTGACTGGCATGCGCGGTCTCGCAGGTGACCGTGCAGCTGGGACGCCAGCGATGGAGGATCAGAGGAAGGATCAAGTCAGACGACACCCAGTCCTGGGAGGAGGAACACATGGTTTTCCTTCCCCATATCCACCGCAACTTTGAGATCAAGGTTGGAATTTGTTTGATTGATGGGAATATGGGTGGTGCCGACACCTGGAGCGCCGGAGCGTCGGAGCTGGCCTCTGAGGATCAGCAGCCCCTCTATGAGGCCTGCACCCTGTCTCCAGTGCACCCTTtagttgctgtttgtttctctctcaggtgaTGGAATTGAAGGGTCTGAGCTGGCTTCTGGTTGGCATGGTGACGTGCGCCAGTGCAGACTTCTTTGTGTCAAAGCCGCAGCTGATGTTGGTGGACATCACAGAACTGGGAACCATCAAACTACAGCTGGAAATCGCTTGGAAGTACggatacacacgtgcacagaatcccagttttctgcttccCAGAATCTCTAAAAGAAcaaacctttttgttttcttaggTTTCAAACCTGCCTTCCATGTTTGCttatcagtgtttgtgtttacccCCAAGTCCCTTTGACAGCGGCGAAAAGATGAAGCGGCTGTCGCTCAGTCGGCTCTCGGTGTCCGCCAGAAGGAATCCGCTTCACGGCCGGACAGCAGGACACAGCCTCTCTTTCACTGAAAATTACTTTCTGGTGAGCTCTGAACACGGTGACAGAAATCTCCTAACCAAGCAATGAAATGGTCGTGTCCTCCACCACGAGCGGCTGAAGGGGTGACATTTTTGTGGAAAATAGATGTATTTAGTCCTCAGTGGTGTGATTctttttaccgtattttcacgaccataaggcgcactgtattaaaaggcgcagtctcagttatgggtgctatttctgttgtatttaaacatacataaggcgcatcgtattattaggcgcatgctaaaacatacagtaaaaaatgacaacggaagtaaaacagtgagtttcgacacatttattgaacaaaatattcattcttccgccacaaactATCAaaattttcatcttctttatctgaattaaacagctgcgctatttcaatgtccaacatcacgaattcctcttcttaatcatctgaatcggactcaccgaccggttctggttcagcgttgattttgtgaaagctcttccaatacatgaagacagtatcatagcccatgcgtctacaatccacccgcatatggtggcataacctgcccgccgctgcctcatagtctttgtgaaggagtgttcgccttccgtcacccagcgctctgtccgtttccgtggcagccgaaaACCACGGTGAAcaacgacttctcgtgccccgttgtgcgtatcgccaccgtgctggtccctttttctccactttgtgggtcaaagggatgttaaaagtcagagggatctcatccatgttggtgatgtggctgggcgcggttatattgtcgcggcagtaggtgcggaaaatggccgccctctcctggttagggttagggttagggaagatggccgccctctcctggttagggttagggttagggaagatggccgccctctcctggttagggttagggttagggaagatggccgccctctcctggttagggttagggttagggaagatggccgccctctcctggttagggttagggttagggaagatggccaccctctcctggttagggttagggttagggaagatggccgccctcggtcctggttagggttagggaagatggccgccctctcctggttagggttagggttagagaagatggccaccctctcctggttagggttagggttagggatggccgccctctcctggttaggcttagggttagggaagatggccgccctctcctggatagggttagggttagggaagatgtccgccctctcctggttagggttagggttagggaagatggctgccctctcctggttagggttagggttagggagatggccgccctctcctggttagggttagggttagggaagatggccaccctctcctggttagggttagggttagggaagatgccccctctctggttagggttagggttagggaagatggccaccctctcctggttagggttagggttagggaagatggccgccctctcctggttagggttagggaagatggccgccctctctgggttagggttagggttagggaagatggccgccctctccgggttagggttagggaagatggccaccctctcctggttagggttagggaagatggccgccctctcctggttagggttagggttagggtgcgcaacagttgtccttgcgcgtatggagagatgccgccacctcataaagcgaaaacactaagtttgctcgattgccattttcagccgcatattcgatggcctgcagtttaaagtaagcctcattcatacgcgtctcgcttgaccggcgccattttaggggatccttacgcgtaggtgtgccgctaatcgattggtggagcgtttaccgtagtgcacccaccaaaggcacacagcagattttggaactcagtccacacacaaggcgctccatattataaggcgcaccgtcgatttttgagaaaatctcagtgttttaggtgcaccttatatTCGTGAAATGGTATACTGTATACGCCAAAATGATgctgaaccctaacccgacgGTTTCTGGTGGATTGAAGGTCTGCGGAACATAAACACGTGCACCTCTCGCCCTTTTCTCAGTCAATGGCATGTCGGCTGCAGGAGGTCGAAGGTATCTCAGCAGCTGTGGAGTCTGCGAGCCGTCACGATACCGGAGGTGTGTCTCCGCTCAGCTACCCCTTCAACATCCCAGACGCCACCTTTCTGTCCAGCAACAACCCTCAGAACGCCACCAGGTTTTGCAAGTTTtctttgcaccttcattcaGTGCTCTGTACATGTAGGATGAGTTTAATATCGCCCGTGTGCACCATTAAGCTGAGGTTTTGTCATTAAGTTTACTGAATCTGTTCTCTGAGATGATCGGTGCATGTTACTGTTGATTAGAACAAACTCATATATATTATTAATGCCACTGTTTTCCATTATGTTGGTGATGCAGGTCCAGCACACCTGATGTTCTCAGAAAGAACCAGGCAGGAGAACCGGGACCCGGGACACATAATACAGATCAAGATGCGGATGTTACACGGGTCAGAAATCGATataaattaaagtgaaaatgtgcattttaacaaCTTCCCAGGATGGGGCAGTAAATGGTGTTTTTCTGCCACTAATATACAGATTCTTTATTCTAGTCACCAGATCACattataaatatacacacagaGATTTTGGCACCCAGAATCAGACTCAATGTAaaactttgatcatttaaaaaacaacaacaacaaccttttGAAGTAATTGACATGGTGGGAAGGTCAGCACTACTGTTCCAGTCTTGGTCGGGTGTCAAACCAGTGTGGAATCTTTACTTTTCTGCATGACATAAATACATACACCATACATTTAGATTAGCGTGGCTACACATTCTCATACCTCCCCGTTAGCTTGTGAGACCCTTCCCTTTGTTGGTCCAGGACTCCTCAGAATTTGAGCCACATTCCTTCCCTGCCTTGCCCACTGTGACTActcagcctgctgcagcctcgccctcgcctcctgctgcccctccgGAGACCAGCGTTGGCCAGCACAGGGCCCGGGCCCTCAGGATCGGGGCCCAGATATCAGAGCTCAGTAACCTGCTTCCCAGTCAGCCCTGCTCCAAGCAGGAGCTACGAGCTCTGCGGCACAACCTTTTGCACCTGGCGACTATTCTGAAGGTACCCCGAGTGGATCTCCGGGCGTTTCTGACCACCACATGTGCCCTGACACTTGCGCTCTCCCCCAGAACGACCTTTCTCTGTTGAGACCCTCCTCGCCACAGGAGACTCTGGGTTTAGAAGAAGTCCTGGGAAGCTtcgacttcctgtcacatgacatcaacgCAGACGAAgacgcttcctgtttgggtaCCCTCAGAAAACCCGGGTGAGTTTGAGGCACCCAAACAACAAACGGACAATAAAACCACGGGATAACCGCCTCTTTTTCTTTGGTGAAACGACATCAGGTCTTTCCTGGAGCTGGACGGCGCATGGCTGACGTCTGGGAACGATGGTCTGGACCAGGCTCTTGAAATTCACCTGGACATTTGCTGCATCCTCCTACAGGTACAGCAAGCTCAGTCCTCACCGCTCTGGTCCTCGCACACACGTATTGGTGTCTATTTAGCCTTTGCAAcctttttgctgtcattttaacGCTGCTATGAACACGGAGAGGGACGGGGCAACACCTCCGCCCAATCACAGAGCTGCAAGTCGTTGCTTGTCTTCAGTTTTGAGTTCAGTAGTGCTGACAAGGGGAGCGAGGAGCTCGGGCCTGGACGCCATGCTAACTGCTGCACCGTGATCTTTCCCCAGAGGATGAGGGCGACCCGCTTCAGccccagcagacaggagctaCTGCAGGAACTCTCTCTCCAGGCTGAAGCGCTGCAGCgcgtcagccacctcctgctggagaagaacAAGATCTCTTCCACTGACAGTTCGTACAAGTCGTTTTGATCCGCACGTTTACACGGAATGGTTTTGAATGTGATCTTCCTCAGTCCTGCCGCAGGTCCAGAGAACCAGGGAGGTCCTGCTGTTCTGGGAGGCCTgtgtgagcggcagcagcagctcccccttcctctgtgACGCTGACAGCTTCTGCGCTACGCTGAGGAAATGTTTCACGCACAAGGTGGAGGCCAAGCAGCCGGGCCAGGCGGAAAAAGGTGCTCTGCGCACGTGGGAACGCCGCcggtaaagctgctgctgctttaactgATGTGGAACGTCGTGTCCATTGTGCCGCAGTGTTCTCCCGGCTGCTGGGGCAGCTCCAGGCGCCGTGTCGCACGGTGCCGGACCTCCGGCCCGTCTGCTGCCCCGACAGGGTCACGCTCTTCCAGCTGTCGGCGTACCTGAGGCGCTGGGGCGTCCAGGACCTGGGCGCACACATCACACGCCTCTCCAAAGAAGGTCGTCTAACATTTCGGACGTCTCGACCGGGCGGTGCGGGTCTTTACTAATGGTAGTCCCGGCAACAGAAGGCGCTGACccaatgtgtgcgtgtgtttcagaGCGCATCCTCTCAGCTCTGAGGAGCCCCAAAAGGAGGCGGACCCTGAACACGCTTAGGGGCCAGCTGGTGGCAGAACTCCTCCCCCTGGTGGGTGCACTCTGCAGACCCTCGCCGCCCTGCAGGTGGACGCCAACCACAAAGTCAGTAGAGCTGCCTGcaagtgtctctgcagagccgCCGGCATCCAAACCTTCAGGAACAAGGTGTTTATTGAGGTCCAGTCCTGTTGAATCCTTTTAGCCGGCAGCATTGTCAGAGAAAAGGGCGTTACACACGGTATTTAACCGAGTCTACCTCCGTGCTTCCCTCTCAGGCTGTTATTTATTACACTGAGAGTTTGAAAAGTGATGATATTCAAACCCAACAAGGCTCCTGTTTGGCTCTAAAGTGTCTCAAGGTAGTGAAAACGCTCAGAAATGTACGTTCAACACCAACTGCTGAACAGgtctctcaggtgtgtgtgtgtgtgttccaggcgaCGGAGAGCGTGGACCACATCACAGAGATGTGCAGGGCGACAGATGGAGCTCTCCGCAGCGCTGCTCGAGAGACCGTCCTCTCCTTTGGTACAAACATGAGCAATTTCTCATTTAATTTGCACTTAAACACACTAAACCTTCTTCTGACGTCCTGTAGGTAAAATGGGGTTTCAGGCCTTCCAAAGGATGGAACAGCTCCACATTGCTGTGGAGGAGGCTGTCTACATAAACCAGGAGACGGAGATCACCGTTCTATAGGGGATCTCTGCGGCTCGTACGAATTCACTCGTCATTACGATTGCTTTTTAAAACTCGCCCTAACCCCGATGATCCTTCTGCCCTTTTCCTGCAGCTACAGCAAATGTAAAGCTTCATTCGTGTTGTTGTGACCGCCATTAAGACTGATGATAAACGTACTACCTGTACGACTGAGaggttcttcttctttccctgCTCCTGCGGCATTACAGGCAgctgtcgccctctagcggctgcACGGTGAAAGTGCTCGCCAGGAGTCGCTGAACAGGCTGTGTGCGCGTTTGATTGTTCAAGAATGTGTTATATAGTGTTTAAATCGATATAAACAGCCGAGCAGAACATAGAGAGGACCTGTTTTTTGTTCCGATAACCCCAGGCAAAAAACAATCTAGTGGTTTAAAACAGCCCCCCTGAATAGCAGAatagtattattattaaataattatGGTTATAATTATGATTATAATCACGGATCAAACTTCAGAGGATTCATCTCGTGTCCTGCTGAGATCTGCTCACACCACCGTGAAACACGCTGagaagaaaacctttatttaaattaaaaccaaaactatAGTGTAGATTTGAgcaaaataacccccccccccccccccccccacacacacacacacacacacactgtagaaTCACTTCATCCTGTGTCCTACAGCTGACAGCACTTGCAGCAATGACACACAAGGAAAATGAGCATCGTGGCGTTGAACAAAGCCCTCGAACAGCAGCACGATGAGGACGAATGCAGATCAGGAACCTTGTGCATCATCACGTCACGCTCATCAAAGAAATCCATCCTTATTGCACACGCAGCCACACCTCAGGACCTCTCTAGCGGCGGGAGCAAGGGGGTCGGATACTGATGGGACTGCTGGATCCACAACAACACGCTGGTCTGTGATCAGCAGATGCACCGGCTGGAAGCAAAAGCCGTCATTAGTCCGTGTCCTCCACGCGTGGGAGACCAAAGATGGACAGGACTAATCCCAGCGGGGCGTCTCCCAGGGCCAGCAGGCTTCCAGCAGCGTGACGCTTTCTAGCCTTGGGAAATGTCCACACTGTAAATTCTGTGGCGACGGGCCTTTGGCTTGGTCCAATCCACCATGTAGGGGGGTGCAATGGGAATGAGCCCAATCCTGTGCGTCCCAGGTGGACGCACCCCATTCCCCCcgtcgtcacacacacactggacacaTCGTCCCTCTCCCACATGAAATTCGAGACTCGACAGCATGGAAAACACCCCCGTTAACACACGCGCTCTGCTACTCTAAACTTTGGCCAAGCATCCGCCGTGCAGTCGTTTCCTCCGTCCAGCCAGCGTCCACAGCACGGCCGAGTCCTGCCAGACgccgtaacccccccccctcaccgcGACCGTTCATCTGAACCGCCTCTAAGTCCCGACGATCACTGGGTTGTGGGCTGCGTCTGGGAGGGCAGCATCTTGGCAGTGGTAGAGGAAGCAGTTGCCCCAGCAACtatagcagaggaggaagagggcagcCAGGAAGACCAAGGCACAGATGGTGCAGGGCTTCCTCTCCAGCAGGAAGCTCAGCAGGTAGAAGCCCATGAACATGGAGTGGTTGAACACAGCGCCGGGTTGAGCGGCttggggatgagcagcacaggaagTAGCCACTGTAGACAATACATGGTTGAGCCGCACTCTCTGGGATGCTGACCGAAGTGAGGCGTCTCACAAAGATTCCACTTGCAATGGGGGGGGAGTTTATCCAACAGCactgggatgatggaggaacaGTTCACAGAATCCAGACGTCAGCGTGCTCGGGTCGTACCTGGGAACAGCACAGGGAAAGGTCTGAGGACCACAAAACCTCTCAATCGTGGGAAATATGGAACCCTAATAAGGTTCTTGCTCCACAGCCATTGTACCGCAGAATTATGAAAAgtgctcattttaatttgaaatatccCTTTAAATGCTGCCGAGACCTGAAGAGAAAGTGAACCCACCAGGAAGCGTgacaaaatgctcattttatgaGCAACAATCTGAGACGCTTTGACCGCGTAGCCAAAGGTTTCGTGTGGATTAATTCCACATTAAGTGTCCCATCTACATCCCTCACTTATTTCTCCAAAAATAATCGCCGTGCTAgcgatgttagcattagcacgcacacactcataaaatattatgaaattcaattttatttaaacacaacacacacacgcacgcacgcgcgcgcgcacagacacacacacacacacactcataaaatattaaatctcaaacgatgtacaatagtgcaacattaaatctcaatgttagaagtacttaagaagtgaattacatctggtggataattatcaggaacactggcggcctctgctgacccagtggaagagtgcaaaaagcttacagcacctggtattcccaggcggtctcccatccaagtactaaccaggcccgaccctgcttagcttccgagatcggacgagatcgggcgttctcagggtggtatggccgtaagcgagagcaggtgcaagaaaatggccttttgaagttaatacactcaaacttattttcttgaaacacttattctggtggaggttgtccattttgctttgtcacagtccaaacctcaatgttggagcagcctccaatccattccccccaaaaagaaaaggctatatagccgaTGAGCcgatatcatcaaatctgcgtagatcggctcttggatgagaggtgaaacgccttcaaagaaatcaaacaagattcaactccattaaatgaaatcaacttaaaagcaatgtgccatggccgggaatcgatcccgggccggtgcgggccagttgacaattgctgtaacagacaacctgattgaaacctcctgaagaccccagagggagagttcgaacccagctttgggcattatcaaagagaagatatttgattgaaaaattcacgatcataaaaatgtttaaagagcatagcagtgtctgtgaggtttatgagccacaaatgctgctctttttaggagcacagccatctattaaactgtagtttgtgtcatagcatagttttattgacaaattctaaattgcaagtagcagatatgaacagggaaatgctacgttatctgcttattctgttacaaataatctgatgagataggtgtggagttaattcagttggggatagacagatggaatatttgtgttgttagtatgatacttgagttctttagatattgttttcaattcaggaatctgccgccttgagttggcttttttttgaagacagtaatgttgacaatagtgtggaccaaagtgggaaattcaattttatttaaacacaaacacacacacgcacgcacggacgcacgcacgcacgcacacacacacacacacacacacacaacacacacacacacacacaccacactcataaaatattaaatctcaaacgatgtacaatagtgcaacattaaatgtcaatgttagaagtacttaagaagtgaattacatctggctggataattatcaggaacactggcggcctctgctgacccagtggaagagtgcaaaaggcttacagcacctggtattcccaggcagtctcccatccaagtactaaccaggcccgaccctgcttagcttccgagatcggacgagatcgggcgttctcagggtggtatggccgtaagctaGAGGAGGTGCaagaaatggccttttgaagttaatacgctcaaacttattttcttgaaacacttattctggtggaggttgtccaacagacaacctgattgaaacctcctgaagaccccagagggagagttcgaatccagctttgggcattatcaaagagaagattagtgttgttagtatgatacttgagttctttagatattgttttcaattcaggaatctgccgccttgagttggcttttgcgacgaccgctcacagcaggagccccgtctgtcgtcactgataccagcttttccagcggcacttttttctccaccaaaaactccttcacctcgttatatgtgtcaactcccctcgttatatatgtcaactcccctcgttatatgtgtcaactccccttgt
This is a stretch of genomic DNA from Takifugu flavidus isolate HTHZ2018 unplaced genomic scaffold, ASM371156v2 ctg267, whole genome shotgun sequence. It encodes these proteins:
- the LOC130520020 gene encoding LOW QUALITY PROTEIN: RIPOR family member 3-like (The sequence of the model RefSeq protein was modified relative to this genomic sequence to represent the inferred CDS: deleted 2 bases in 1 codon) produces the protein MAACREILESQQGEMDFLVSQQRDTKRASRLAFIYDLEKEIRALERAIRRVEFQLSKVEELYELYCLQWRLCQGVVNMKKAFARSPPTRACRESLLELNHSHRHSLQDISEMERELEILLGELHIKMKGLIGFARLCPGDQYEVTVQLGRQRWRIRGRIKSDDTQSWEEEHMVFLPHIHRNFEIKVMELKGLSWLLVGMVTCASADFFVSKPQLMLVDITELGTIKLQLEIAWNPFDSGEKMKRLSLSRLSVSARRNPLHGRTAGHSLSFTENYFLSMACRLQEVEGISAAVESASRHDTGGVSPLSYPFNIPDATFLSSNNPQNATRFCKSSTPDVLRKNQAGEPGPGTHNTDQDADVTRDSSEFEPHSFPALPTVTTQPAAASPSPPAAPPETSVGQHRARALRIGAQISELSNLLPSQPCSKQELRALRHNLLHLATILKNDLSLLRPSSPQETLGLEEVLGSFDFLSHDINADEDASCLGTLRKPGSFLELDGAWLTSGNDGLDQALEIHLDICCILLQRMRATRFSPSRQELLQELSLQAEALQRVSHLLLEKNKISSTDILPQVQRTREVLLFWEACVSGSSSSPFLCDADSFCATLRKCFTHKVEAKQPGQAEKVFSRLLGQLQAPCRTVPDLRPVCCPDRVTLFQLSAYLRRWGVQDLGAHITRLSKEERILSALRSPKRRRTLNTLRGQLVAELLPLVCTLQTLAALQVDANHKVSRAACKCLCRAAGIQTFRNKAVIYYTESLKSDDIQTQQGSCLALKCLKATESVDHITEMCRATDGALRSAARETVLSFGKMGFQAFQRMEQLHIAVEEAVYINQETEITVL